Proteins encoded together in one Alteribacter keqinensis window:
- a CDS encoding bifunctional enoyl-CoA hydratase/phosphate acetyltransferase gives MTFEDLLKEIQSSVRSERKVAVAHATDEGLFFAAKQALEYGIASFIFVGPLELMKDLSKQTGVSAIERCEFIDSETEQESAMIAAGLVGKGDADVLMKGMVGTSTLLKAVLNKESGLRTGNVLSHVAAFDLPARTGLLFVTDAAMNIAPDLKEKIAITQNAVDVAKSIGIKTPKVAALAAVETVNPAMQATLDAAVLTQMNKRGQIAGCTIDGPLAFDIAVSPEAARQKKVHSDVAGYADILVVPAIETGNALYKSLTIFGNAEVGGIITGAKAPIVLTSRADSTESKLLSIAVAVGSAG, from the coding sequence TTGACTTTTGAAGACTTACTTAAAGAAATACAGTCATCTGTCAGAAGTGAAAGAAAAGTAGCAGTAGCACACGCAACAGATGAAGGGTTGTTTTTTGCTGCAAAACAGGCTTTGGAATACGGGATTGCTTCGTTTATTTTTGTCGGTCCATTAGAGCTTATGAAAGATCTCTCAAAACAAACAGGTGTATCCGCAATTGAACGATGTGAATTTATTGACAGTGAAACCGAGCAGGAATCGGCAATGATTGCAGCCGGACTTGTGGGTAAAGGTGACGCTGATGTACTTATGAAAGGCATGGTTGGAACTTCTACGCTCCTAAAAGCTGTTTTGAATAAAGAGAGTGGGCTTCGCACAGGGAATGTTCTATCTCATGTAGCTGCATTTGATCTCCCGGCACGGACCGGACTGTTGTTCGTGACAGATGCTGCTATGAATATTGCACCTGATTTAAAAGAAAAAATTGCGATTACACAAAATGCGGTGGACGTGGCAAAGAGTATCGGTATCAAAACACCGAAAGTAGCTGCGTTGGCGGCTGTGGAAACAGTAAATCCTGCAATGCAGGCTACACTTGATGCTGCAGTACTTACTCAGATGAATAAAAGAGGCCAGATTGCCGGTTGTACGATTGACGGACCTCTTGCCTTTGATATCGCAGTATCACCAGAAGCAGCCCGCCAGAAAAAGGTTCACTCTGACGTAGCGGGGTATGCTGACATTCTGGTGGTGCCTGCTATAGAAACAGGTAATGCTCTCTATAAGTCCCTAACCATCTTTGGAAATGCAGAAGTAGGAGGAATCATTACCGGTGCCAAGGCACCCATTGTCTTAACATCAAGGGCAGATTCAACGGAAAGCAAGCTTCTTTCCATTGCTGTTGCTGTCGGCTCGGCAGGTTGA
- a CDS encoding DUF2627 domain-containing protein, whose product MQRFLALIVLVIPGLIAGYGIKLMRDTVFTILNPPFPFLLLQFFAGLLALILGVWFIGGFILHRDRKNNKVAPRFQKQS is encoded by the coding sequence ATACAGCGTTTTTTGGCCCTGATTGTACTCGTTATTCCCGGGTTAATCGCAGGTTACGGAATTAAATTAATGAGAGACACTGTTTTTACTATATTAAACCCTCCTTTTCCTTTTTTATTGTTGCAATTTTTCGCAGGACTCCTTGCACTTATTCTGGGGGTATGGTTTATTGGAGGATTTATTCTGCATCGGGACCGTAAGAACAACAAAGTAGCACCACGGTTTCAAAAACAGTCTTAA
- the steA gene encoding putative cytokinetic ring protein SteA, whose translation MNGPVIVGAGYYGEKTKDLVRNMPDRSIALINHKDIDLVAAESLIKKEVKAIVNAGESMSGTFYHEGVKLLLEHHIPVYDLKTSSRDLEYSGIEIMITDREIFRKIKGQWTRAGEISKWDSTKLMVRIAESYDRQMHTFTAFMENSLTFAQNELPLFIKSVESLEAIPELEGKRVIVVARGPGYMKDLLYWQDMIRTPKTVILAVDGAAEGVLGAGAVPDFVIGDMDSVPDDILTLSSTFIAHAYMSGESPGYLRLKKAGKTSSTCRFPGVSEDLAIVLAGKSGAEHIYTIGCRTGYLEMLEKNRPGMGSTLLTRSFLGDKVSDIKASHKFLTSVGPFYSGGKRKSIHRLLEEKLEWEGEGGEGRR comes from the coding sequence ATGAATGGACCTGTCATCGTCGGGGCCGGATACTACGGTGAAAAAACGAAAGATCTGGTAAGGAATATGCCTGATCGTTCCATTGCCCTTATCAATCATAAGGATATTGACCTTGTTGCAGCCGAATCTCTTATTAAAAAAGAAGTTAAAGCAATTGTCAATGCTGGAGAATCCATGTCCGGCACTTTTTATCATGAGGGTGTGAAGCTGTTATTGGAACACCACATTCCCGTCTATGACCTTAAAACGTCTTCGAGGGATCTCGAATATTCCGGAATTGAAATCATGATTACAGACAGAGAGATTTTCAGGAAAATAAAAGGTCAGTGGACCAGGGCAGGTGAAATCTCGAAGTGGGATTCCACAAAGCTTATGGTGCGTATAGCTGAAAGTTATGACAGACAGATGCACACTTTTACTGCATTTATGGAAAACAGTTTAACCTTTGCCCAAAATGAACTACCACTGTTTATCAAAAGTGTGGAATCCCTTGAGGCAATTCCCGAGCTGGAGGGGAAGCGTGTTATCGTGGTGGCAAGAGGTCCGGGTTATATGAAAGACCTTCTTTACTGGCAGGATATGATAAGAACTCCGAAAACAGTCATTCTTGCAGTGGATGGAGCGGCTGAAGGGGTTTTGGGTGCCGGAGCAGTGCCGGATTTTGTAATCGGTGATATGGATTCCGTTCCTGACGACATTCTTACTCTTTCATCCACGTTTATTGCTCATGCTTATATGAGTGGTGAAAGTCCTGGCTACCTCCGTCTTAAAAAGGCTGGTAAAACTTCAAGTACCTGCAGGTTTCCCGGTGTCAGTGAAGACCTGGCTATTGTTCTTGCAGGTAAATCAGGTGCTGAGCATATCTATACAATAGGCTGTAGAACGGGCTATCTGGAAATGCTTGAAAAAAACCGGCCCGGTATGGGTTCCACCCTTCTGACAAGGTCTTTTCTTGGTGATAAAGTAAGTGATATTAAAGCATCTCATAAGTTTCTTACTTCTGTAGGTCCTTTCTACTCGGGAGGTAAAAGAAAAAGCATACACCGGCTTCTTGAAGAAAAGCTGGAGTGGGAAGGTGAGGGGGGGGAAGGGCGTAGATGA
- the bcd gene encoding branched-chain amino acid dehydrogenase, whose amino-acid sequence MELFKDMETYDYEQVVVCQDKQSGLKAIIAIHDTTLGPALGGTRMWTYESEEYAFEDALRLARGMTYKNAAAGLNLGGGKTVIIGDPRKDKNEAMFRAFGRYIQGLNGRYITAEDVGTTVEDMDLVYQETPFVTGISPAFGSSGNPSPVTAYGVYVGMKAAAKEAFGTDSLEGKRVAVQGVGNVAYNLCRHLHKEGAQLIVTDINEEAVARVVEEFGAESVGINDIYSVDCDIYAPCALGATINDGTLSQLKAKVIAGAANNQLKETRHGDALEEKGMIYAPDYVINSGGVINVADELNGYNRERAMKKVETIYDNISKIFEIAKRDNIPTYVAADRMAEERIETMRKSRKQFLQNSMSIISRGRK is encoded by the coding sequence ATGGAACTATTTAAAGATATGGAAACGTATGATTATGAGCAGGTTGTGGTCTGTCAGGATAAGCAGTCAGGGCTGAAGGCGATTATTGCCATCCACGACACAACGCTCGGACCTGCACTTGGCGGAACACGGATGTGGACGTATGAATCAGAAGAGTATGCTTTTGAAGATGCTCTCAGACTTGCAAGAGGGATGACGTATAAAAATGCAGCGGCCGGCTTAAATCTTGGAGGCGGTAAGACAGTAATTATTGGCGACCCTCGTAAAGATAAAAACGAAGCCATGTTCCGTGCTTTCGGACGGTATATTCAAGGGCTGAACGGCCGCTATATTACAGCAGAGGACGTTGGTACGACCGTAGAAGATATGGATTTAGTCTACCAGGAAACACCGTTTGTCACAGGTATCTCCCCAGCATTCGGTTCTTCGGGCAATCCATCCCCGGTAACGGCTTATGGTGTATATGTGGGTATGAAAGCTGCCGCAAAAGAAGCCTTCGGTACAGACTCCCTTGAAGGAAAAAGAGTGGCAGTCCAGGGTGTTGGTAATGTTGCCTATAACCTTTGCCGTCACCTCCATAAAGAAGGAGCACAACTGATTGTTACAGATATCAATGAAGAGGCTGTAGCAAGAGTGGTTGAGGAGTTTGGAGCAGAGAGTGTAGGCATCAACGATATTTACAGTGTGGACTGTGACATTTATGCACCTTGTGCCCTTGGAGCAACAATTAATGATGGAACCCTTTCACAGCTTAAAGCAAAAGTCATTGCCGGTGCAGCAAACAACCAGCTAAAAGAGACACGGCATGGTGATGCTCTTGAAGAAAAAGGGATGATTTATGCTCCCGATTATGTCATTAACTCCGGTGGCGTTATTAATGTAGCGGATGAACTGAATGGCTATAACCGTGAGCGGGCAATGAAGAAGGTGGAGACCATTTACGATAACATTTCCAAGATCTTTGAAATTGCAAAACGTGATAACATTCCAACTTATGTTGCAGCTGACAGAATGGCAGAAGAGCGTATTGAAACGATGCGTAAGTCAAGAAAGCAGTTCCTGCAAAATAGTATGAGCATCATCAGCCGGGGAAGAAAATAA
- the recN gene encoding DNA repair protein RecN: protein MLVELSIKNFAIIDHVTVPFEEGLTVLTGETGAGKSIIIDAIGLLIGGRGSVEFVRHGSKRAEIEGLFSVSSSHDINPLMQDLGIEVSEDDMVVLRREITSQGKSICRINGKLVTLASLRQIGQMLVDIHGQHEHQQLLQVDKHLFLLDRYAESKIKDAKEEYKTIYDRFTDTKKNYTKLSANEQQQAQRLDLIRYQLQEIENAGLIPNEDDELQAEKQKLGNSEQLYQRVHDSHQALYGENKGLEWVMVALNQMDDAKELDPELKNLQETIASCYYLLEESSFSLRDYVENIEFNPERLNEIEARLSEVNTLKRKYGESVNTILEYASKIEEEVETLENKDEHLQKWANELEALQKDLAVEAKHLTEIRKQQSVKLTKDIQKELKALYMEKTKFEVMFHEEKDKAFTKDGADYVEFMVATNQGEPLKPLVKVASGGEISRIILALKTILASHEGVTALIFDEVDTGVSGRVAQAIAEKIHHISTGSQVLCITHLPQVAAMADTHLFIAKGEKEGRVTTEVTPLAENEKVEEIGRMISGVEITELTRQHAEELLDQAEQTKKKQVS, encoded by the coding sequence TTGTTAGTGGAACTATCCATAAAAAATTTCGCTATTATTGATCATGTTACAGTTCCTTTTGAAGAAGGGCTGACGGTGCTGACTGGTGAAACAGGAGCAGGCAAATCCATCATTATAGATGCAATCGGTCTTTTAATCGGAGGCAGAGGTTCTGTCGAGTTTGTAAGACACGGCAGTAAACGTGCTGAGATTGAAGGTCTCTTTTCTGTTTCTTCCTCTCATGACATTAATCCATTAATGCAGGATTTGGGAATTGAAGTTTCTGAAGACGATATGGTTGTTCTCAGAAGAGAAATTACGAGTCAGGGGAAGAGCATTTGCCGTATTAATGGGAAGCTTGTCACACTGGCGAGTTTGCGTCAGATTGGACAGATGCTTGTTGATATTCACGGTCAGCATGAACACCAGCAGCTTTTGCAGGTGGACAAGCATTTATTTTTACTGGACCGCTATGCTGAGAGTAAGATCAAGGATGCGAAGGAAGAGTATAAAACCATTTATGACCGCTTTACTGACACAAAGAAAAATTACACCAAACTTTCGGCTAATGAACAGCAGCAGGCCCAGCGGCTTGATCTTATAAGATATCAGTTGCAGGAAATTGAAAATGCAGGGCTCATACCAAATGAAGATGATGAACTGCAGGCAGAAAAACAAAAGCTTGGAAACAGTGAGCAGCTGTACCAGCGTGTTCATGACAGCCACCAGGCCCTTTATGGTGAAAATAAAGGTTTGGAATGGGTAATGGTTGCTCTGAATCAGATGGATGATGCTAAAGAGCTTGATCCAGAACTGAAAAATCTTCAGGAGACGATAGCAAGCTGCTATTATCTTTTGGAGGAGTCTTCTTTTTCTCTCCGTGATTACGTTGAAAACATTGAATTTAATCCGGAACGCTTAAATGAAATCGAAGCAAGACTTAGTGAGGTTAACACACTCAAGCGTAAGTACGGTGAGAGTGTCAATACAATTCTTGAATACGCATCAAAAATAGAGGAAGAAGTTGAAACCCTTGAAAATAAAGATGAACACCTTCAAAAATGGGCAAATGAACTTGAAGCACTGCAAAAAGACCTTGCTGTAGAAGCAAAGCATTTAACGGAAATAAGAAAGCAGCAGTCGGTTAAATTAACAAAGGATATTCAAAAAGAGCTGAAAGCTCTGTATATGGAGAAAACGAAGTTCGAAGTGATGTTTCATGAAGAGAAAGACAAGGCATTTACGAAGGACGGAGCCGACTATGTAGAGTTTATGGTTGCCACTAACCAGGGGGAGCCGCTTAAACCTCTTGTTAAAGTAGCTTCTGGTGGTGAGATATCACGTATTATTCTTGCCTTGAAAACGATTCTGGCCAGTCACGAGGGTGTGACGGCATTGATTTTTGACGAGGTGGATACAGGCGTCAGCGGCAGAGTTGCGCAGGCAATCGCAGAAAAGATTCACCATATATCAACCGGATCGCAGGTGCTTTGTATCACTCACCTTCCACAAGTGGCAGCCATGGCGGATACTCATCTGTTCATTGCTAAGGGTGAAAAAGAAGGCCGGGTAACTACAGAAGTTACACCACTTGCGGAAAATGAAAAAGTAGAGGAAATCGGCCGGATGATTTCAGGTGTTGAAATTACAGAGCTCACCAGGCAGCATGCAGAAGAGCTGCTCGATCAGGCTGAACAAACAAAAAAGAAACAGGTTTCTTAA
- a CDS encoding glycosyltransferase family 2 protein — translation MKVDVVIPAYNEEKNIGETLSALRNEDWVSRILVIDDGSTDKTSRIAFDYTDYVYRFHVNQGKAQAAITGLKQTKSDYVMLLDADLKSTAKHAFNLLRPLKMNEADVTVAMLPPDSANKGFGFMKRRAQRVLERRFQVHMTSPLSGQRAFHRRWLKSLSEDVRHSRYGFEMACNLDLLKNGAVIKEVPVKMEHHAYGKTVRGMIHRARQWYEMERILWHRTSGNLY, via the coding sequence ATGAAAGTTGATGTAGTAATTCCTGCTTATAACGAAGAAAAAAATATCGGAGAAACCCTCAGTGCCCTTCGCAATGAGGATTGGGTCAGCAGGATACTGGTCATTGATGATGGAAGTACTGATAAAACTTCCAGAATTGCATTCGACTACACGGATTATGTGTACCGTTTCCATGTTAATCAAGGAAAAGCGCAGGCTGCAATAACAGGGTTAAAACAAACGAAGAGTGATTATGTAATGCTGTTGGATGCTGATTTAAAAAGCACTGCAAAACATGCATTCAATCTTTTACGTCCCTTAAAAATGAACGAGGCTGATGTAACGGTGGCGATGTTACCTCCTGATTCAGCAAACAAAGGTTTCGGGTTTATGAAGAGACGGGCACAAAGAGTCCTTGAACGGCGATTTCAAGTACACATGACAAGCCCTTTATCAGGACAGAGGGCTTTTCACAGAAGGTGGCTGAAGAGTCTTTCTGAAGATGTGAGACACAGCAGATACGGCTTTGAAATGGCATGCAATCTTGATCTTCTTAAAAACGGAGCTGTCATCAAAGAAGTACCTGTAAAAATGGAACATCATGCCTACGGTAAAACCGTGCGGGGAATGATTCACAGGGCAAGACAATGGTATGAAATGGAGCGTATTTTATGGCATCGTACCTCTGGAAACCTATATTAA
- a CDS encoding sigma-54 interaction domain-containing protein: MKRILLIGGGRGGASLFDVLYNTAYTKVAGVVDINPDSPGCRKARNCNIPVFTEWEQALQDLAHLDAVIEVTDDYALYEQVKRKLAGRPVSIIPSSVASILFYLIEEKEELLYEKTQHFSKLELILDSTHDGMIAIDQNEKITLINKRAEEMSGLNKEDIMGTEISKVLPTSELPRVLHTGKTEQNRRQIIQKNRSIVTTRMPIKDGNKIIGALGVFKDITEIEEMAEEVTNLKSVQTMLEAIIHSSDDAISVVNEEGKGLMINPAYTRLTGLTKEEVLHKPATTDISEGESMHLQVLKTRKPVRGARMKVGPKKKDVLVNVAPVIVDGTLKGSVGVIHDLSELETLNTELERAKQIIRTLEAKYTFEDIIGQSEEFTFAIEQAKMAAKTPVTILLRGESGTGKELFAHAIHNASDRKYNKFVRVNCAAISESLLESELFGYEEGAFSGAKRGGKKGLFEEAHGGTIFLDEIGELKSQTQAKLLRVLQEKEVVRVGSTKTLDIDVRVVAATNVNLEKMMNTQEFRSDLYYRLNRMPIQIPPLRARKEDLEKLCRHLLTKLNQDYGRNVEGLTEEAVAHLQTYQWPGNVRELENVLGRAMIHTHFSVHYIDKEHLPRFSDLKTQENHTESVFENGEILSLAEQMKEKEKQIIAEALSVCNGNKTKTAQALGLSIRNLYYKMDKLSIKR, translated from the coding sequence ATGAAACGAATTCTGCTTATCGGAGGTGGAAGGGGAGGTGCTTCATTATTTGATGTACTCTACAATACTGCTTACACAAAAGTTGCAGGAGTTGTAGATATAAATCCGGACAGTCCCGGATGCAGAAAGGCAAGAAACTGCAATATACCGGTTTTTACAGAGTGGGAACAGGCACTTCAGGACCTTGCTCATTTAGATGCCGTCATTGAAGTAACCGATGATTATGCTCTTTACGAACAGGTAAAAAGGAAGCTTGCAGGCAGGCCGGTCTCCATTATACCGAGCTCAGTAGCCTCGATCTTATTTTATCTTATTGAAGAAAAAGAAGAGTTATTATATGAAAAAACACAGCACTTTTCAAAGCTCGAACTAATCCTGGATTCTACACACGATGGAATGATCGCTATCGACCAGAATGAAAAGATCACTTTGATTAATAAGCGTGCAGAAGAGATGTCAGGATTAAACAAAGAAGATATTATGGGCACGGAAATAAGTAAAGTTCTCCCCACAAGTGAACTCCCGAGGGTACTCCATACAGGGAAAACCGAACAAAACCGTCGCCAGATCATTCAGAAAAACAGATCGATTGTTACAACGAGAATGCCGATAAAAGATGGAAACAAGATTATTGGTGCTCTGGGGGTATTTAAAGATATTACGGAAATAGAAGAAATGGCAGAAGAAGTTACAAATCTTAAAAGTGTACAGACAATGCTTGAAGCGATTATTCACTCTTCAGATGATGCCATAAGTGTGGTGAACGAAGAAGGAAAGGGACTTATGATAAACCCTGCCTATACACGCCTCACAGGTCTTACAAAAGAGGAAGTGCTTCATAAACCTGCAACTACGGACATTTCTGAAGGAGAGAGTATGCACCTTCAGGTATTAAAAACAAGAAAGCCGGTCCGCGGTGCGAGAATGAAAGTGGGTCCGAAGAAAAAGGATGTCCTTGTAAACGTAGCCCCTGTAATTGTAGATGGCACATTAAAAGGCAGTGTAGGTGTTATCCATGACTTATCTGAACTGGAAACCCTTAACACTGAGCTTGAGAGAGCAAAGCAGATTATCCGTACTCTTGAAGCTAAATATACATTTGAAGATATTATTGGCCAGTCTGAGGAATTTACCTTTGCCATCGAACAGGCAAAAATGGCTGCCAAAACGCCTGTTACCATTCTCCTGAGAGGGGAATCGGGGACGGGAAAAGAGCTTTTTGCTCATGCGATACATAATGCAAGTGACAGGAAATACAACAAGTTTGTAAGAGTAAACTGTGCTGCGATTTCTGAAAGCCTGCTTGAAAGCGAGTTATTCGGCTACGAGGAAGGGGCTTTTTCAGGAGCCAAACGGGGCGGGAAAAAAGGGTTGTTTGAAGAAGCACATGGCGGGACAATTTTTCTTGATGAGATTGGTGAATTAAAGAGCCAGACTCAGGCAAAACTGCTCCGGGTCCTTCAGGAAAAGGAAGTTGTGAGAGTAGGGAGTACGAAAACCCTTGATATTGATGTCAGGGTAGTGGCGGCTACAAATGTCAATCTTGAGAAAATGATGAACACCCAGGAATTCAGAAGTGACCTCTATTACCGTTTAAACCGGATGCCAATTCAGATTCCTCCCTTAAGAGCTAGAAAAGAAGACCTAGAAAAGCTGTGCAGGCATCTCTTAACTAAATTAAACCAGGACTATGGAAGAAATGTAGAAGGACTTACTGAAGAAGCGGTTGCCCATCTTCAGACGTATCAATGGCCAGGGAATGTACGGGAACTGGAAAACGTTCTGGGGCGTGCAATGATTCATACACACTTCTCAGTCCATTACATTGATAAAGAACATCTGCCCAGGTTCAGCGACCTTAAAACGCAGGAAAATCATACGGAATCGGTTTTTGAAAATGGTGAAATCCTAAGCCTGGCAGAACAAATGAAAGAGAAGGAAAAACAGATTATTGCAGAAGCTTTGTCTGTATGCAACGGCAACAAAACAAAAACGGCTCAGGCCCTCGGGTTATCCATCCGTAATTTATATTATAAGATGGACAAACTATCCATCAAAAGATGA
- the spoIVB gene encoding SpoIVB peptidase: MKNGMIKKAVGAFLLVLLFSAAFYPPLQQYVDTPANVLLFESQEFAVDTSLDVLASDDSIDVFSQDDQTTLTGVKPGNGKVHLGVAGFPLKAMDVTVLPEKKIIPGGQSIGVRVHTQGVLVVGHHLIDTVNGAKSPGEKAGVEVGDMITRMNGKEIKDMSEITGIVQASGKEDKPIQLEVKRGEETLKRELMPLKAKGEHSYRLGLYIRDSAAGVGTLTFYDPDSKKYGALGHVISDMDTKEPIHVNDGEILSSRVTSIEKGLNGEPGEKLARFSSERKVLGDINKNSAFGIFGTLKEPIANGGWDEPMEIALSHQVKEGPAEILTVVNGEEVKKFGIEVVSSTEQKFPATKGMVIKVTDPELLETTGGIVQGMSGSPIIQDNKIIGAVTHVFVNDPTSGYACHIEWMLQEAGVDIYQNEAKAS; encoded by the coding sequence TTGAAAAATGGAATGATAAAAAAAGCCGTTGGGGCATTTCTCCTTGTTTTGCTGTTCAGCGCTGCGTTTTATCCTCCTCTTCAACAATATGTTGACACGCCGGCAAATGTCTTATTATTTGAATCACAGGAATTTGCCGTAGACACTTCATTAGATGTACTTGCGTCAGATGACTCGATTGACGTATTTTCTCAAGACGATCAAACCACATTAACAGGTGTAAAACCGGGTAACGGAAAAGTTCATTTGGGGGTGGCCGGATTTCCTTTAAAAGCGATGGATGTAACTGTCTTGCCTGAGAAGAAAATTATCCCAGGTGGCCAGTCCATCGGGGTCCGTGTTCACACGCAAGGCGTTCTCGTTGTTGGACATCATCTGATTGATACGGTAAATGGAGCGAAATCACCCGGTGAAAAAGCCGGGGTTGAAGTTGGAGATATGATAACCCGGATGAACGGTAAAGAAATTAAAGATATGAGTGAAATTACCGGAATTGTTCAAGCGTCCGGTAAGGAAGACAAACCAATTCAGCTTGAGGTGAAGCGTGGAGAAGAAACCCTTAAGCGGGAGCTCATGCCTTTAAAAGCGAAAGGTGAGCATTCATACCGTCTCGGACTTTATATCCGGGATTCAGCAGCAGGTGTAGGTACACTGACCTTTTACGATCCGGATTCCAAAAAGTACGGAGCGCTTGGTCACGTGATATCAGACATGGATACAAAAGAACCTATTCATGTGAATGACGGGGAAATTCTATCCTCGAGGGTAACATCCATTGAAAAAGGGCTCAATGGCGAGCCTGGTGAGAAGTTAGCCCGTTTTTCGAGTGAACGTAAAGTGCTGGGGGATATAAATAAAAACAGTGCTTTCGGTATATTCGGAACGCTTAAAGAGCCAATTGCGAATGGCGGTTGGGATGAGCCAATGGAAATAGCGTTATCACATCAGGTAAAAGAAGGACCAGCGGAGATTCTGACTGTAGTAAACGGGGAAGAAGTTAAGAAATTTGGAATTGAAGTTGTAAGCAGTACTGAGCAGAAATTTCCGGCAACTAAAGGAATGGTTATTAAAGTAACGGATCCAGAACTCCTTGAAACAACTGGTGGGATTGTTCAAGGGATGAGTGGAAGCCCGATCATACAGGACAACAAAATAATCGGAGCTGTCACACATGTATTTGTAAATGATCCGACTTCCGGTTATGCATGCCATATTGAGTGGATGCTGCAGGAAGCCGGCGTAGATATATATCAAAACGAAGCTAAGGCGAGCTGA
- a CDS encoding helix-turn-helix transcriptional regulator — protein sequence MEEKLYNRVKELRARKRLTQQALADDAGVTRQTIAAIEKGDYLPSVLLALKISDVFCMNLEEVFSIKKGWDEG from the coding sequence ATGGAAGAAAAACTCTACAACCGTGTTAAAGAGCTTCGCGCAAGGAAAAGACTGACCCAGCAAGCTCTTGCTGACGATGCCGGAGTAACAAGGCAAACAATTGCAGCCATTGAAAAAGGAGATTACCTGCCTTCAGTACTCCTTGCACTAAAGATCAGTGATGTATTCTGCATGAACCTGGAGGAGGTATTTTCAATTAAGAAAGGATGGGATGAAGGATGA
- the spo0A gene encoding sporulation transcription factor Spo0A: MQNVKVCVADDNRELVMLLEEYIDSQEDMEVIGKAYNGQECLDLVEEAEPDVLILDIIMPHLDGLAVLDKMNNLKLSKRPNIIMLTAFGQEDVTKKAVELGASYYILKPFDMDTLIGKIRDVSGNASSYVKKSSGSMQGMRKENKPMNLDASITSIIHEIGVPAHIKGYMYLREAITMVYNDIELLGSITKVLYPDIAKKFNTTASRVERAIRHAIEVAWSRGNIESISKMFGYTVSVSKAKPTNSEFIAMVADKLRIEHKVS; the protein is encoded by the coding sequence GTGCAAAATGTAAAAGTGTGTGTAGCGGATGACAATCGTGAACTGGTCATGTTACTAGAAGAATATATTGACTCTCAGGAAGACATGGAAGTAATCGGGAAGGCTTATAATGGACAGGAATGTTTGGATCTGGTCGAGGAAGCTGAGCCGGACGTTCTTATTTTAGATATTATCATGCCTCATTTGGATGGACTGGCAGTTCTCGATAAGATGAACAATCTAAAGCTTTCCAAAAGACCGAACATCATAATGCTTACCGCTTTCGGACAGGAGGACGTTACTAAAAAAGCTGTGGAATTAGGGGCATCATATTATATACTAAAGCCGTTTGACATGGATACACTTATTGGTAAAATCCGTGATGTGAGTGGAAATGCTTCCAGCTACGTGAAGAAGTCTTCAGGCAGTATGCAAGGGATGAGGAAGGAAAACAAGCCCATGAATCTGGATGCCAGTATTACCAGCATTATTCATGAAATCGGTGTTCCTGCTCATATTAAAGGGTATATGTATCTTAGGGAAGCAATTACGATGGTATACAATGACATCGAACTTCTCGGTTCCATTACGAAAGTACTTTATCCCGACATTGCAAAAAAATTCAATACGACAGCAAGCCGTGTAGAACGTGCCATCCGCCATGCAATTGAAGTAGCATGGAGCCGGGGTAATATTGAATCAATCTCCAAAATGTTCGGCTACACAGTCAGTGTAAGCAAGGCAAAACCAACAAATTCTGAATTTATCGCAATGGTTGCTGATAAACTCCGAATCGAACACAAAGTCAGCTGA